The sequence GACCCACATACAATGAAGGATGAACTTTTAGTTCAAGTTCTGAACATATGGAGCTCTCAGAACATCTAGTACCTATGAGAAGTGTGAAGCCAGAAGCCACCAATACAATAATGAAAATAAGTAGGAagtcattttatttgcttttaattaAGCAGTCTTGTCAACATGCATACAAATGggttgttacattgttttattataactgcCCCTTATATTTAAGATACAGTATTTACACTAACCAAGCCAGGTAACTTCTTTCAACTGTACTTTGTTTTGCAAGAAGCCATTTGGACTAGGCAGACAAGCTATAGCTACAGGGTCTGCAATGTCGTACAGGTAAGCAATAGGAGGTGCCAAGCTTGAGTTGTAAAGCCATTTGGTGAACACAAGGCATTGTAACTCAGAACATGGTGCTGCATATTCAGAAACTAGAATCTTCATCTTAGTGCAGTGATGAGAAAAAATTATACTATAATTTGATCCACCCATGCTGTGTGCAATATATGCATTCAAAGACTGCTTCAACTGGAGAGTGTCTATTAAACAGAAAGGTAAGGGAGTCATGGTAACTTGTGTGTCCAACACAGAGGTCTCTAGGAGGACATCCAGTTTAGAGCTAAGCTCTTGTGAGTTTCCCCGGGGGTATAAAGCCAGCATCACCAAGCAACTTCAGTGACACATCACCATCAGGTTTTATCACCAGCTTTGTAATACTACCATGATAGAGAGACAGTCGGACCCAAGTTTCCGGTGGGAGTTGTAGTGCCCTGTAGATGAAGATATAAATTTTGTCAGTACATGGAAGGCATAAGACAAGTTTGTACAATATAGGTCTTGAGTATTTTTAATGCTGTAAAGCAGGATTCCCCAAACtctgcccccccagatgttgctcaaCTACAACCAGGACCAGGCAAACTGCAAGGTGTGCGGTTTCTGCTCCCCAGCTTAATGAGActgcggccggaatatgacgtcatattccagccgaGGAATCATTaagtagcgcgcgagggcgggggggaGCACAGCTCCACCAGTGGCCGccatcacagctccccctgcggccaccagcacagatggCTGTCTGCCCTGCATAACCCCCGGTCGCCCACAGGGAGTGAGCTTGCTTgtatgtgagcttgtgtttttatgtcaatgagatcATTTAAATCAATGAACTTGTCTGTCTGCAtgcgagtatgcttactgtataattaaacagttAAACAGTTTGGATGAAAACCTGTTTAATAAGCAGCACAGTTCATTATAGTAAAAATTGCACACAATTTTACAATACTGGGTTCTCATTTCAATTTTGTATAGTTGTTCTGGGTTTAGTGTACTCCATTTACTTTGTTAAATAAGGGtgtttaaagaaaaactaaaaatgcAGGTTAGGAATAGAGGGCCTGGAAGATACCTGTGGAGACCACAGATGATTTAGAATGATAAATGGAAGCAGTTTACCTGCATACAAAGTAGCGGATCACATTATCATGGCAGACTATTATTTCATAACTGTCTTTTGTTTGTTCTGGATCTGCACGGTGGATGTACTTCCTGAATGCAGCCTCAATGCGTGGGCCATCTTTAAAATACTAAGATGGAGACAACGACCAGGGTTAAAAGCAGAAacagaatgcacaccagaaatgCTTTAAAAATAGAGTCACCACTAGATATAGCTTACAGAAAGATCTGGTATCCACTTGGATTCCGCAGGAACTGGTCGGATTGGAGGTCCTTCGTGAAGCAGACTGGAGCTGCACATTTTAATATCTATAAGAAGATGAAAGAAAGCCAAACCACCAACAAAACAGCTCAATAACAGTTATTCTGCAACTATTCAAAATATGCATAGGCAGCAAGAATTGGGATTTCAGAGGTCTACATGCAGCAGCCTAATCCCACATGTGCAATAGagggtccagtaaaacctttcctTCCCCTGTACACATGGCTCATCTGATAAATTCTTACTGATATCAGCAGTTTCTGTGGATCTGGTCAATGATGAATAAATAATGGAGCTAAAGTTATTCCCTTCACTTGCAAGAAGGGCCAGACGCTGTCCTGTTATGCTGGCCTGTTTACGCCCTGTAGAAAGAAAGACAGCATGTAGCTTGTTAAAGGAACtagcaagtaccataaccactacagctgttcTGGTGCCTAGAATGCCCCACCCCCTCCATTCCTGCAGCTTACACTCAAGCTCCTTCTCTGTACATCCTTCCAGATGTTTCAAGTTTATTAGAGACATTGGTTCACGGCTTTAGGAAAGATTAAGTCACTCCATGTTCAATAAGTGGTAAAGGAAGACCCCAAATCCCAGTTTTATccatagaaaaaaaaaccaaaaaaaaaacccccagatTTGTGTTACTGCATTTTTTCTTCTAAGGCCTTTAATTCCTCCCCACCCGATTCTGAGTTGTATGCTTCACTATTCCCTTCAATAATGCATCAGAAAACTACATTTGAAGAACCTAATTAAGCAGAGATTTAAATACATGGTACTAAGAACTAGTAATGACCAGCTTTAGACGATAGGTGTGGATCATTCTGAAACGTGGTGCAAACAGGGTACAGTCACCAATACAAGGTGCCCAAAACAAGACTGAAACTTTGTTTCCAGCTTGGCtatgccatttctattcacattttGCACTTAACATTATCCCATTATTTCAATGTAGCAGCTAGGATGTTACAAACCCCAATATAGGATGCTGAGCAATCACATtgcaatgttggttttaaaaactCGACTTCTGAGTAGGTTACTAAAAGGAAAATTTAAAAAAGTCATCTTAGGTTAAATAACCTGCAGTTATCCCTGGAACAGTTAAATGAACTGCATGTTGTATTTGTTATGGTATCAGGAGTGCCCAGAAACCAACCTATTGTAAGTAGTGTAACACACttccaggtaggattttgtcacagatcttgtaaccacagccttctagggtactgaaagtccaggacacatccagctctgttttcagatttatttggtgaaatatatatacacatgttacaaatcgctatttgtaactggccctttaaatgagaaattgccctgcttccctggattgtggagaagcatgtttgccagcctcctgcctcatgactatggcccctggaagattgtgcccctgaaaacttactaacatttattgggtgtgtatggccctttaagaaccgtctggggacatattgtgactttgctgaacaatgcccctttaagactatgtccccagaccggtaaaataacttgttcctggctttcccccacttggttcagtaaatagggcttactgaaccaagtaccacacaggcagaccacccagaagttaaagtgtgcaggcaatttacctcccaggctgtgaggttactgccggtcaattgcacgtggcggcggccatcttggtttcctcgaatgcggtcagcggtgtatgctaaagattctgtggaactgaaatcggctacacattttgccgaacaccgctgacccttaacttctcccatacggaacttgcagctccagagactaagtcccgttcgaaatgggacttagtcgttttttcgcatgaaattgaccgaccgcacagcccaaatctatggaactgttttgggcaggaaattgtgcttgcggtcggtcataaaggacttccagctaacttttgatccactggagggatttggctgatttttggaagggtttatgtttgatgtatgctgagtctgaatatgctattttattgaaattgaatgtatggttttaaagttacagtgtgtgtgtaaaaactgtatttttattgtatgtaataattggtttaactgtttatctgaggggagggaatgtgtgggctgcaccagatgtgtgattggtgattttatgcctccccctgggagtgtcctatttgcatgtaacctcaataaaagccaggctgggtgttccagacctgagacctcttctgaccctcaatacgtagccttgtctcgttattggagggaactgctatatcacactggggattgctatgcgctgcatattcccctgagctcttaatcacttagctcttgtaagagcttgttccggatacgctctcctggaggagaggtcttccccacacggtcctggaggacagaagccgatccagggtggaaggaagacggcgcggctccagttaagctacggcggttgtggagcctgcggtggttgtggtgtcgtctgcagtgcttggagtcctctgagagcgctaggagcatccatcaacggggggtactcagtcggagtacacggagctccgttacaacacACAAGTGtttcaaaaagtgaaaaataaacaaaacaaaattccttgctcttgcaaatccctatctggaattgggtggctttcccacttgccaatttacaaaatgtatacctgcaagacaccattcctctggcttttcctcctcaccctgcagcatgctgatcccttctttttaaaagcctgctagctaattgatcagatacaggtgaggtgcaattaggcataagtgaaactattaagcaaaataaaagttctggtctgactgttacttagcagctggtgctattggagcactggcccaccctgctctccaagtgctcagtcccagggacccatacagtggtttgcagagtaccagtaatgcaacttgcaaacctaacatctctccctgggacatttaactctcaaacctcaggctgctgttcagtaaatcaggCCGAATATATATGCCATCAACTACCACACCACATTTCCTCTCACAGTAGTCagacattttagaacagtttgtattacctggggtccaccagatGCGGATCCCCGTTTCCAGCAAAGAGCTGAAAGCCTGCCCATGCAGGGTTGAGCTCAGGACAGCCAACAGAAGCTTCCAGCTTTCCATCAGAAGTAGTGAAGGTGGTAAACAGCACCCAGCAGACCACATGAAACAAGTCAAACCAGTCTTGTTTGACtgcttacaaattgagggcatcataatcactacagcacatgCTAGTGGTTAAAatgcttgagtgttcctttaaccccttaaggaccaaacttctggaataaaatggaataatgacgtgtcacacacgtcatgtgtccttaaggggttaatgcaggggttcccaaaccagtcctcaagtaccccccctaccagtccaggattaccCTATTGTGTGTAAAGGGTTTTCTAAAAAAACTCctcagacacaactgggtaattcctaaatcctgaactgttaagggggtacttgaggactgttgggaaccgctgctttaATGTGAAATGGATCACAATTTGTATCAGTCATAAACCAGGCAAACTGTCCTACGATAAAGTCTCTTCGCTCCCCACCCTGACAGTCACATCTATGATATGATCAGCTCCTGGAAACCAGAGGAACTCCCCAGCTGAGTAAAAGATATAAAAATCCTATTAATTCCTGCTGTGTTATTCAAAGCATGTGTCTACAGCACTATACTTACCAATCCCAGTTCCAATCCCAGCGCCCAGGGCTTATAGGTGGACATAGAAAACCAGAATCATCACCACTCTTTCCCACAGCGGCAAAAACTGCAAAAGCAGAGCCACCAAAAGCAATCACAGCTCTATGAGAAACATGTTACCAAGAAATCAATCCCAGAATAATGCTAAAGCCACCACTGAGCCTGGAATTTATAGGTAGCGACTAGTTCAAACTTCCCACCCAGTTGTAGGCACTGTGATGTTACTGCAATTATGTAATTGTAGGGGACACATGTTGCAGATTGTTATAGCTAATAGGGGGCAGGAGATTCAAATCAATAGGAATGTGCTCTGTGTACTGCGCAAGCAGGGTAACTTGACCGTGGAATGTATCAAGAAATGAACAGAAATGATTTTTCTCAGATCTCCTAGCCTGCAAGGGAAAGTGATAAAAGGCAACACAACTCAGTTTGTTTTAAAATCTCATTATttttaatcaaataaaaatatcatacagttgttaatatatgtatttttgaggAGATGTGTACAAATAATGTTCTATTTCACTTCATGTATGAGTATGTATGAGCCTGTATGagttgcagtggttcccaacccagtcgtcAAGTACcccttaacagtccaggatttaggaattatccgtttgtgtctaatgtgtttttagaaagaaaaaaaaaaacactttaggcaCAACAGGGTCGTTCCTAAATCCTGGCCTGGTAGggtgtacttgaggactgggttgggaacccttgAGTTAGAGCATTGAGAGgaagcttccccaaactccgaccctccagatgttgctgaactacaactcccattgataccggagaaactgacggaagccaagcacagagagatggacacaggtttcttcaggaaggaagagattctttattcgattcaccgaccgggactcagagggactaatgtcaccaaaaaacagcaaagtctgagtcctgatcatacagtgtaggtcccttatataggcatagcTCCTCCcgtaatcagttcaacctacacatactcttatctaatcaaccgaacagagactaaaatcctgtttgaccacatggcttgcccagcacaatggaggaggggaaatactcgtatatcctgtattcctacttatgctccttacactactgattgtatcttagctacgtgtaactgacgtaactggtacatcaacatatgcaagtgcacataccacgtggcaatcttgtcctagtaaatttatttttactgagattccaccacaccatgattctataaatgaaatagataggctgagaatcatgggggttgtagttcagcaacatttggagggccggagtttgggaaagcctgATTAAGAGGATCAAAACaagctttgcttaaagggacactataggcacccagaccacttcagctcatttaaatggacactccaggcacccagaccacttctgcccactacccttaactctgcaaatgtaattattgcagttttcataaactgcaatatttatcttgaagggttaagttctcctctagtggctgtctgtgtgttataactacgctggacgtcttcacgctatgtgaggacctccagcgtcgccaaaatcgtcataggaaagcactgaaattattatttaatgctttcctatggggaggtctaatgcatgtgtgccgccggccgcgcatgctcaataggtctcccctaacggctgacgtcggcgggggatgaGCGTAGGCGGGGCTTGAACCAGTGCTGAGGGATATTGGGGCTggttacaggtaagtcactgaaggggttttaaccccttcagcaacatgggatgggaggtgggagggagaggggacctgcagtgccaggaaaacggtttgttttcctggcactggagagtccctttaagtagtctgagtacagtgt comes from Pelobates fuscus isolate aPelFus1 chromosome 5, aPelFus1.pri, whole genome shotgun sequence and encodes:
- the LOC134612221 gene encoding serine/threonine-protein phosphatase PGAM5, mitochondrial-like — protein: MSLINLKHLEGCTEKELEWRKQASITGQRLALLASEGNNFSSIIYSSLTRSTETADINIKMCSSSLLHEGPPIRPVPAESKWIPDLSYFKDGPRIEAAFRKYIHRADPEQTKDSYEIIVCHDNVIRYFVCRALQLPPETWVRLSLYHGSITKLVIKPDGDVSLKLLGDAGFIPPGKLTRA